One stretch of Thermoproteota archaeon DNA includes these proteins:
- a CDS encoding aminotransferase class III-fold pyridoxal phosphate-dependent enzyme produces the protein MTEDDFMGSLYQRFPVTIEKGLGSHVWDTNGKEYVDCMGGYGVALVGHRNERVVNAIKSQLDKIITVHSSLYNKTREEFLETLMKQTPKGLSQVHLNNSGAEAIEAAIKFARKFTGKKGMVAMKGSYHGKSMGALSLTFNPKYRKMFEPLVEQVSFSSFGDINELRSTINEDTGFVIMEPIQGESGIHVAPDGFLEDVRKLCDEKGILLIFDEIQAGLGRTGRMWASEHWNTTPDIMCLAKGIAGGVPMGATLVKPEILSCMSKGEHSSTFGGNPLSCAAGIGTIHALTQDGLIKNAEKNGEKFIDGLKKLQEKHDIIREVRGKGLMIGVELKFEVKDILMEGIKEGILLLYSGRNILRLLPPLVISEEDITKVLDTLDVLLTREEERRNV, from the coding sequence ATGACTGAAGACGACTTTATGGGAAGTCTGTATCAAAGATTTCCAGTAACAATTGAAAAAGGACTAGGATCCCATGTATGGGACACTAATGGAAAAGAGTATGTTGATTGCATGGGAGGTTATGGTGTAGCACTAGTAGGACACAGAAATGAACGAGTAGTAAATGCAATCAAATCCCAACTGGATAAGATAATTACAGTTCATAGTTCCTTATACAACAAGACAAGAGAAGAATTTCTTGAAACATTAATGAAGCAAACTCCAAAAGGATTGTCTCAAGTTCATCTCAACAACAGTGGAGCTGAAGCAATTGAAGCTGCAATCAAGTTTGCTCGAAAATTTACTGGAAAGAAAGGAATGGTTGCAATGAAAGGATCATACCATGGAAAATCAATGGGAGCATTATCACTTACATTTAATCCAAAATATAGAAAGATGTTTGAACCACTCGTAGAGCAAGTATCATTTTCTTCATTTGGCGACATTAACGAATTACGTTCTACAATTAATGAGGATACTGGATTTGTAATAATGGAGCCAATTCAGGGAGAAAGTGGAATACATGTTGCACCAGATGGATTCTTGGAAGATGTACGTAAGCTGTGTGATGAAAAAGGAATCCTCTTAATTTTTGACGAAATTCAGGCAGGTCTTGGCAGAACAGGCCGAATGTGGGCATCAGAGCACTGGAATACAACACCAGATATTATGTGCCTTGCAAAAGGAATTGCAGGAGGAGTACCAATGGGTGCAACACTTGTCAAACCAGAAATTCTGTCATGCATGAGCAAAGGAGAACATTCTTCAACATTTGGAGGAAATCCACTTTCTTGTGCAGCAGGTATTGGAACAATTCATGCACTTACACAAGATGGATTGATAAAAAATGCAGAGAAAAATGGAGAAAAATTCATTGATGGTTTGAAAAAGCTACAAGAAAAACACGATATCATCAGAGAAGTAAGGGGAAAAGGCCTAATGATTGGAGTGGAATTGAAATTCGAAGTAAAAGACATTTTGATGGAGGGCATCAAGGAAGGAATTTTACTACTTTACTCAGGCAGAAACATACTTCGACTATTGCCCCCTCTTGTGATTTCTGAAGAAGATATTACAAAAGTTTTAGATACACTAGATGTATTGCTAACAAGAGAGGAAGAAAGACGTAATGTTTAG
- a CDS encoding Lrp/AsnC family transcriptional regulator, translating to MFRDKIDEKIIEALRNDSRESFVDIGKKLKLSESAVRRRVKNLVDSGTIKKFTIEVGEENATKAIILVSVDSGMDTSKVSTKLTKLDGVKTVYEITGQYDIIVIMSAPNITEINSSIDAIRKVPGVVDSNSVIILKTIS from the coding sequence ATGTTTAGAGATAAAATCGATGAAAAAATAATCGAAGCCCTAAGAAACGATTCTAGAGAATCATTTGTAGATATTGGAAAAAAACTAAAGTTATCAGAATCTGCTGTAAGACGTAGAGTAAAAAATCTAGTCGATAGTGGTACGATTAAAAAATTCACCATTGAAGTAGGAGAAGAGAATGCAACAAAAGCAATTATACTAGTATCAGTGGATTCAGGAATGGATACATCAAAGGTTTCTACAAAACTAACAAAATTAGACGGAGTAAAAACAGTCTATGAGATTACAGGACAGTACGACATTATTGTCATCATGAGTGCACCAAACATCACAGAAATTAACAGTAGTATTGATGCAATAAGAAAAGTTCCTGGCGTGGTGGATAGTAACTCTGTAATTATTCTTAAAACAATAAGCTAA
- a CDS encoding 2-isopropylmalate synthase, producing the protein MNDPNHYANQYNAYSKNPKKIRILDSTLREGEQHPGVSFTNKQRIQIAWMLDYFGVDQIEISPVVSQDHKEATKTIIKQGLKADIVSHGRALKEDIDVSLSCDAKWVAGYLGISDIHLKDKLRISREEALRRAVETVEYAKSHGLKIRFTVEDGSRADPKFLLEVCRAISDAGVDRISLPDTVGIMRPIGMYNFVKKVRDEIDTPLDAHVHNDIGFALANAFAACDAGVDQIHTTIDGIGERTGIPALAEVAVALTYLYKSPNDLRLDMLQDLSRLIEDYTSIPPYDSKPIVGTSAYKHKAGTHLAAILRNPAAYEPIPPRIVGNRRRIVFGELAGKTGAAYLMSLLGLEKDDQGAKDVAAGLKNLRMGDLIEIPLEDRLERKIINDK; encoded by the coding sequence ATGAACGATCCGAATCACTATGCAAATCAATACAACGCATATTCAAAGAATCCAAAGAAGATACGAATTCTTGACAGCACCCTTCGTGAAGGGGAACAACATCCAGGAGTATCTTTTACAAACAAACAAAGAATTCAGATTGCATGGATGCTTGATTATTTTGGTGTAGACCAGATTGAAATCTCACCAGTAGTATCACAAGATCATAAAGAAGCAACTAAAACAATTATCAAACAAGGATTAAAAGCAGATATTGTTTCTCATGGTAGAGCATTAAAAGAAGACATTGATGTGTCTCTTAGCTGTGATGCAAAATGGGTTGCAGGTTATCTAGGCATTTCAGATATTCATCTTAAAGACAAGTTAAGAATTTCAAGAGAAGAGGCACTACGTCGCGCAGTGGAAACTGTAGAGTATGCAAAGTCACATGGTCTTAAAATTAGATTTACAGTAGAGGATGGCAGTAGAGCAGATCCTAAATTTTTGCTTGAAGTGTGCCGAGCAATTTCGGATGCAGGTGTAGATAGAATTAGTTTACCTGATACTGTTGGAATTATGCGACCAATTGGAATGTATAATTTTGTTAAAAAAGTTCGAGATGAAATAGATACACCACTAGATGCTCATGTACACAATGATATCGGCTTTGCATTAGCAAATGCATTTGCAGCATGTGATGCAGGAGTGGATCAGATTCACACTACTATTGATGGAATTGGTGAAAGAACAGGTATTCCAGCACTTGCAGAAGTAGCAGTGGCTTTGACTTATCTTTACAAATCACCAAATGATTTGAGACTAGACATGTTACAGGATCTTTCTAGATTAATTGAAGATTATACCTCAATTCCACCATATGATTCAAAACCAATCGTAGGAACCTCAGCATACAAGCATAAAGCAGGAACTCATCTTGCAGCTATTCTAAGAAACCCTGCTGCATACGAGCCAATCCCACCAAGAATTGTGGGTAATAGAAGGAGGATTGTTTTTGGAGAACTGGCAGGAAAGACTGGTGCTGCCTATCTAATGTCATTATTAGGCTTGGAAAAAGACGACCAAGGAGCCAAAGATGTGGCTGCAGGCTTGAAAAACCTGCGAATGGGTGACTTGATTGAGATCCCACTAGAAGACAGGCTGGAAAGAAAGATAATTAATGACAAATAA
- a CDS encoding lysine biosynthesis protein LysW yields MASCDECDANISIPSDAVEGEIVTCPECGASYELVKSSGGFDLKPAQTVGEDWGQ; encoded by the coding sequence TTGGCAAGTTGTGATGAATGTGACGCAAATATTTCAATCCCAAGCGATGCAGTAGAAGGAGAGATTGTAACCTGCCCAGAATGTGGTGCAAGTTATGAATTAGTTAAATCATCAGGAGGTTTTGATCTAAAGCCCGCCCAAACGGTAGGCGAGGATTGGGGGCAGTGA
- the lysX gene encoding lysine biosynthesis protein LysX produces MTPDITVLYDTIRWEEKALLEAGKKKNVNLEMFDCKKLSLQLDSKRDGFGTVIQRCVSYYRNVHSTAALEGMGVNVINCLNTGIFAGNKLYTHMLLRKFGVPTPYATVAFSKEAAIEALEKEGYPKVIKPTVGSWGRMISKINDKDSAEGIIEGREKMYPIYQIHYLEEFVQRPPRDIRAIMVGDKVVAAIYRNSGDGNWKTNMALGGRAEKCEVTNELEDICIKAKNAVQGQIVGVDLMESDDRGLVVHEVNNTTEYKNTVRVCEVDIPSLMIDYALESKR; encoded by the coding sequence GTGACCCCTGACATTACTGTTCTTTACGATACCATCCGATGGGAAGAAAAAGCGTTACTAGAAGCGGGAAAAAAAAAGAACGTTAATCTAGAAATGTTTGATTGTAAGAAACTTTCATTACAATTAGACAGCAAACGAGATGGTTTTGGAACAGTTATCCAGAGATGCGTAAGTTACTACAGAAATGTTCACTCTACTGCAGCACTTGAAGGGATGGGGGTCAACGTAATCAACTGTCTCAATACAGGAATTTTTGCAGGAAACAAATTGTATACTCATATGTTACTAAGAAAGTTTGGAGTTCCAACTCCTTATGCTACTGTTGCATTTTCAAAAGAAGCTGCAATCGAAGCACTTGAAAAAGAAGGATATCCAAAAGTCATCAAGCCAACAGTTGGAAGTTGGGGAAGAATGATCTCAAAAATTAATGACAAAGATTCTGCAGAAGGCATTATAGAAGGAAGAGAAAAGATGTATCCAATTTATCAAATACATTATTTAGAAGAGTTTGTGCAAAGACCACCACGGGACATTAGAGCAATCATGGTAGGGGACAAAGTAGTGGCGGCAATTTATAGAAATTCTGGAGATGGAAATTGGAAGACAAACATGGCATTAGGAGGACGAGCAGAAAAATGTGAGGTCACTAATGAATTAGAAGATATTTGTATTAAAGCTAAAAATGCAGTCCAGGGACAAATCGTAGGCGTTGATTTGATGGAAAGTGACGACAGGGGACTCGTCGTTCACGAAGTAAACAACACTACAGAATACAAAAACACAGTTAGAGTCTGTGAAGTTGATATTCCATCACTCATGATTGACTACGCCTTAGAATCTAAAAGATAG
- a CDS encoding M20/M25/M40 family metallo-hydrolase — protein sequence MDSTFTVTPRFAVKMLEKVLRLYTPSLSEKPVAEFLADKCDDLGFEDIHIDEVGNIIAKKGSGSPRILLCGHMDTVPGKIKVRKEGDNLFGRGASDAKAPLMAMLFAAASVQNNNGTVIFCGAVDEEGNATGIKNLVQQKLDLDYAVFGEPSGIRQVTIAYKGRLAINLKINVGDSAHASAPWLAKNAIEESAVFTQEVKRALEAGQDAKKKSMMLTATITEIKGGTSHNVTPKECETILDIRIPVDMNCKMVEEKIAKSVQEVSKKREVEAFYSILDETEPFEAPHNSPLVRAFTLGVMEVEHARPTLIRKTGTGDMNVIGNRMKIPVVTYGPGDPHQAHTIDEKVSIDEYLRGIEVLKKTLHHLKRLHDRKNQ from the coding sequence ATGGATTCCACATTTACAGTTACACCACGATTTGCAGTAAAGATGCTAGAAAAAGTACTACGATTGTACACACCGTCATTAAGTGAAAAGCCAGTTGCAGAATTTCTTGCAGACAAGTGTGATGATCTTGGTTTTGAAGACATTCACATTGATGAGGTTGGAAATATTATTGCAAAGAAAGGCTCTGGCTCGCCAAGAATTCTTTTGTGTGGACACATGGATACAGTTCCAGGAAAGATTAAGGTTAGAAAAGAAGGCGATAATCTGTTTGGCAGAGGAGCATCTGATGCAAAAGCTCCGTTGATGGCAATGTTATTTGCAGCAGCATCTGTGCAGAACAATAATGGCACAGTGATATTTTGTGGCGCAGTTGATGAGGAAGGAAACGCAACAGGAATTAAAAATCTAGTACAACAAAAATTAGATTTAGACTATGCAGTGTTTGGCGAGCCAAGTGGAATCAGACAAGTAACCATTGCATACAAGGGTCGTTTAGCAATTAATCTAAAGATCAATGTTGGTGACAGCGCTCATGCAAGTGCACCATGGCTTGCAAAAAACGCAATTGAAGAATCAGCAGTGTTTACTCAGGAAGTAAAGAGAGCACTAGAAGCAGGGCAAGACGCAAAGAAAAAGAGCATGATGTTAACTGCAACCATCACTGAGATCAAAGGAGGTACAAGCCACAATGTAACTCCAAAGGAATGTGAAACGATTCTGGACATTAGAATTCCAGTCGACATGAATTGTAAGATGGTTGAAGAAAAAATTGCAAAATCAGTTCAAGAAGTATCTAAGAAAAGAGAAGTCGAAGCATTCTACTCTATTCTCGATGAGACAGAGCCATTTGAGGCACCACATAACTCACCACTAGTTAGAGCATTTACCCTAGGAGTCATGGAGGTGGAGCATGCAAGACCAACTTTGATTAGAAAAACAGGCACAGGAGACATGAATGTCATAGGCAATAGGATGAAAATCCCTGTGGTAACTTATGGGCCAGGTGACCCACATCAGGCGCACACCATTGATGAAAAGGTCTCAATTGATGAGTACCTAAGAGGAATTGAGGTCCTCAAGAAGACCTTGCATCATTTAAAAAGACTACACGATAGAAAAAACCAATAA
- the dph5 gene encoding diphthine synthase — protein MLWFIGIGVSGLNSLSNETLDVLKKSDIVYLEAFTSPISKVELSKFKKKIKGEFKIAKRWMVEDGKEILKNAKRKKVSLISYGDPYIATTHIELRTRAINEKIKTYSIHAASSITSMVGECGLHYYKVGRIATIMSEEKSLTTPYYVTYKNLIEGNHTILLLEYNQDKDFFLKPNDALHDLIETEAEQIRKVISKSTFVIVASRIGFKTQKIICGSINKIQNVDFGKPPHTIIIPGNLHFTESDALKVLVKCLDEPVSNSEKIKKIPTQMLEKYVPMVRDAIKEIAPHYKDSKEYCEILENAELYVQDAEKFLEQGKDDVAILSIGYADGLVDALRIAKGMDPKM, from the coding sequence ATGCTGTGGTTTATTGGCATCGGAGTTTCTGGGTTGAATTCATTATCAAATGAAACACTCGATGTATTAAAAAAATCAGATATTGTCTACCTTGAGGCATTTACTAGTCCGATTAGTAAAGTAGAGCTCTCAAAGTTTAAGAAAAAAATCAAAGGGGAGTTTAAGATTGCCAAACGATGGATGGTAGAAGATGGAAAAGAGATTTTAAAAAATGCTAAAAGGAAAAAAGTTTCATTAATTTCATATGGGGATCCTTACATTGCAACTACACACATAGAACTAAGAACCCGTGCAATTAATGAAAAAATTAAAACGTATTCCATTCATGCTGCATCATCCATTACATCTATGGTCGGAGAGTGCGGTTTACACTATTACAAAGTAGGAAGAATTGCAACAATAATGAGTGAGGAAAAATCATTAACTACACCATATTATGTAACATACAAAAATTTGATTGAAGGAAATCATACCATTTTGCTTTTAGAGTACAATCAGGATAAGGACTTTTTTTTAAAACCAAATGATGCATTACATGATTTGATAGAGACAGAAGCAGAACAGATTAGAAAGGTAATTAGTAAATCAACATTTGTAATTGTTGCATCAAGAATTGGATTTAAAACTCAAAAAATTATTTGTGGAAGTATTAACAAGATTCAAAATGTAGACTTTGGCAAGCCCCCACACACCATAATAATTCCTGGCAACTTGCACTTTACAGAGTCTGACGCATTGAAAGTTTTGGTAAAATGTCTGGATGAGCCCGTTAGTAACTCTGAGAAAATAAAAAAGATCCCAACTCAAATGCTAGAGAAGTACGTTCCAATGGTTAGAGATGCAATAAAAGAGATTGCTCCTCATTACAAAGATTCTAAGGAATATTGTGAAATTTTAGAGAATGCAGAACTGTATGTTCAAGACGCAGAGAAATTTTTGGAGCAAGGAAAAGATGATGTAGCAATTCTTAGCATAGGGTATGCTGATGGGCTAGTAGATGCACTAAGAATTGCAAAAGGTATGGACCCCAAAATGTAG
- a CDS encoding cytidyltransferase: MDEIDNSILCSIFVSNLIGGDPVKLVRQKSNLSEEYVIDRILNLRNNGLIEKEKYTLTEVGRTSLRVVLTGGVFDIIHPGHIHTLNSAKELGNVLVVVVATDDTAEKMKKRRPLHNQNERRVLVNSLSMVDLCIIGQKGDIFKTVEFVNPQIIALGYDQVHQEKFITDGCKKLNLDIKVARLQSPVPEISSSKIEKEYGDAIHDI, from the coding sequence TTGGATGAAATAGATAACTCAATTCTCTGTTCAATTTTTGTTTCAAACCTTATTGGGGGCGATCCTGTGAAATTAGTGAGACAAAAGAGCAATCTTTCTGAGGAATATGTTATAGACAGAATTTTGAATTTAAGAAATAATGGGTTAATTGAGAAGGAAAAATACACGTTGACTGAAGTAGGTAGGACTTCCTTACGGGTAGTATTGACAGGAGGAGTCTTTGATATTATCCATCCAGGCCACATTCACACATTAAACTCTGCAAAAGAGCTTGGTAATGTCTTAGTTGTCGTAGTGGCAACAGATGATACTGCTGAAAAGATGAAAAAGAGAAGACCGCTTCACAATCAAAATGAACGAAGGGTTTTGGTAAATTCTCTTTCAATGGTTGATTTGTGTATCATAGGTCAGAAAGGAGATATCTTCAAGACTGTCGAGTTTGTAAACCCTCAGATCATTGCACTAGGATATGATCAAGTTCACCAGGAAAAGTTCATCACTGATGGGTGCAAAAAACTCAATCTAGACATCAAGGTTGCAAGGCTGCAATCCCCCGTACCAGAGATTTCAAGTTCAAAGATTGAAAAAGAATACGGCGATGCAATACACGATATCTAA
- a CDS encoding acyl-CoA thioesterase has protein sequence MFPSEANPAGNIFGGEILKQIDTVAGIVAQRHCETNAVTASIDRVNFLKPVFVGNVLDLHARINYVHRSSMEIEITVEAEDLRTGNKALTGTAFVTMVALDDNGKPTPVPELILETEDEKKRFKDGEKRMQQRISERKKL, from the coding sequence ATGTTTCCATCTGAAGCAAATCCTGCTGGAAATATCTTTGGTGGGGAAATTTTAAAACAGATTGATACTGTTGCAGGAATTGTAGCTCAAAGACATTGTGAGACCAATGCAGTCACTGCAAGCATTGATCGTGTAAATTTTCTAAAGCCTGTATTTGTTGGAAATGTCTTGGATTTGCATGCAAGAATTAACTATGTCCATCGGTCTTCAATGGAAATTGAGATTACTGTGGAGGCTGAAGACCTTCGAACTGGCAACAAAGCCCTTACTGGTACTGCCTTTGTTACAATGGTTGCATTAGATGATAATGGCAAGCCCACACCGGTACCAGAATTAATTCTTGAAACTGAAGATGAAAAAAAGCGATTCAAAGATGGTGAAAAACGAATGCAGCAAAGAATCAGTGAAAGAAAAAAACTTTAA
- a CDS encoding DUF120 domain-containing protein, with protein MTDIKIQHILTLSYLLSKGAKYNFVPVTTSALGKNIKKSQQAASKHLVELEQGGFIERILNGRVSSVKITSKGFAEMIKLSTILNSSLKSSPSHIELRGNLISGMGEGAYYMSLKGYTKQFKSKIGYVPFPGTLNVKLDSKENIESIRQFDALDGVLIKGFSDGKRTYGWVKCFSATLNKSVDCQLIRLERTHHDPSVIELISKTNIRKHAKLSDGSKVVIKIPINSK; from the coding sequence ATGACTGACATTAAGATTCAACACATTCTTACGCTATCTTATCTCTTATCAAAAGGCGCAAAATACAATTTTGTACCTGTAACTACTTCCGCATTAGGAAAGAACATAAAAAAATCTCAGCAAGCAGCATCCAAGCACCTTGTGGAATTAGAACAAGGTGGGTTCATAGAAAGAATCCTAAATGGAAGGGTGTCTTCTGTAAAAATTACCTCAAAAGGATTTGCAGAGATGATAAAACTCTCAACAATACTGAATTCTAGCCTGAAATCTTCACCCTCGCACATTGAGCTTCGTGGAAATTTGATCTCTGGAATGGGAGAAGGTGCATACTATATGTCGCTTAAAGGATACACAAAACAATTCAAAAGTAAAATTGGATATGTACCATTTCCAGGTACTCTAAATGTCAAACTAGATTCAAAAGAAAACATTGAATCAATCAGGCAATTTGATGCCTTGGATGGAGTATTGATTAAAGGATTTTCTGATGGAAAGAGAACATATGGATGGGTCAAGTGCTTCTCAGCTACTCTAAACAAATCAGTTGACTGTCAATTAATCAGACTAGAGAGAACTCACCACGATCCTTCAGTAATTGAGCTAATATCAAAAACAAATATTCGAAAACACGCAAAATTATCTGACGGCTCCAAAGTAGTAATTAAAATTCCAATCAATTCAAAATAA
- a CDS encoding DNA primase: MSKSGIVKYHVKLSYEVDGLVERADIIGAIFGQTEGLLGPEMNLNELQRVSKVGRIEVNTNSTANTTKGDALIPMSTDIDTCALIAAAIESIDKVGPFDCKFTLDAIDDVRAAKKDDIVRRAKEIKQKWATKTVSEGDTMLKDVHEGNSGKVMTYGPSNLPCGSGVFDSSWVILVEGRADIINLLRAGYDNTLAIEGARIDESIKELCNKKDHVVAFLDGDRSGGFILKELKSVVNIDYELRADSGIEVEELTPTRIDEILGPVAKEIEGGSKPKTAAKTEDKPIADLASQIYPNLNETLEAIALDGDKKEIFKVPISELVSKLSSQSGVKYLVLDGIITQRLLEGAKNAGIECVIGHRVAKLTNADGLTLRTFSELGVV, translated from the coding sequence ATGTCAAAATCAGGAATTGTCAAATATCATGTTAAGCTTTCCTATGAAGTTGATGGACTCGTTGAAAGGGCAGATATAATCGGCGCAATCTTCGGTCAAACAGAAGGACTGTTGGGACCAGAGATGAATCTCAACGAACTCCAAAGAGTATCCAAAGTTGGAAGAATTGAAGTAAACACCAATAGCACTGCAAACACTACAAAGGGTGACGCACTAATTCCAATGAGTACTGACATTGATACCTGCGCACTAATTGCTGCAGCTATTGAGAGTATTGATAAAGTTGGACCATTTGATTGTAAATTTACTCTAGATGCAATTGATGATGTAAGGGCTGCAAAGAAAGACGATATTGTCCGAAGAGCAAAAGAGATCAAGCAAAAATGGGCAACAAAAACTGTTAGCGAGGGTGACACCATGCTAAAAGATGTTCATGAAGGCAACTCTGGTAAAGTTATGACATACGGACCATCAAATCTTCCATGTGGTTCTGGCGTCTTTGATTCAAGTTGGGTAATTCTTGTCGAAGGTCGTGCAGATATTATCAACTTACTTCGAGCTGGTTATGATAATACACTTGCAATTGAAGGTGCAAGAATAGATGAATCAATAAAAGAACTCTGTAACAAAAAAGATCATGTTGTTGCATTTCTTGATGGTGACAGGTCTGGCGGCTTTATTCTCAAAGAGCTAAAATCAGTTGTTAACATTGATTATGAACTTCGTGCAGATTCTGGAATTGAAGTTGAAGAACTCACTCCGACAAGAATTGATGAAATTCTTGGTCCAGTTGCAAAAGAAATTGAAGGAGGTTCTAAACCAAAGACAGCTGCAAAAACTGAGGATAAGCCTATTGCAGATTTGGCATCACAGATTTATCCTAATCTCAATGAAACTCTAGAAGCAATCGCACTTGATGGTGACAAAAAAGAGATATTCAAAGTACCAATTAGTGAGCTTGTTAGCAAATTATCAAGTCAATCTGGAGTCAAGTATCTTGTACTTGATGGAATCATTACACAACGATTACTTGAAGGTGCAAAGAATGCAGGAATAGAATGTGTTATTGGTCATAGAGTTGCAAAACTAACTAATGCAGACGGATTAACTCTAAGAACCTTTTCAGAACTAGGCGTTGTTTAG
- a CDS encoding iron-sulfur cluster insertion protein ErpA has protein sequence MATEQTQKIVTVTPKAAEKIKEFMAEESEKPEYLRVYVQGGGCSGLSYGMGFEKQPEEDDKVIEENGVKLVIDSYSIDHLQGANVDYIESLMGSGFKINNPNVTKSCSCGHSFSTE, from the coding sequence ATGGCAACTGAGCAAACTCAAAAAATTGTAACTGTCACTCCAAAGGCTGCTGAAAAGATCAAAGAATTCATGGCTGAGGAATCTGAGAAACCTGAGTATCTTCGAGTTTATGTTCAAGGTGGAGGTTGTTCAGGATTATCCTATGGAATGGGATTTGAAAAACAACCAGAAGAAGATGATAAGGTAATTGAAGAAAACGGAGTAAAACTCGTTATCGATAGTTACAGTATCGACCATCTACAAGGTGCAAACGTCGACTATATCGAGAGTCTGATGGGTTCTGGATTCAAAATCAACAATCCAAACGTAACCAAATCATGTTCTTGTGGTCACTCTTTTAGCACAGAGTAA
- a CDS encoding enoyl-CoA hydratase/isomerase family protein, producing the protein MSLVTTSTSDGICTVKINRPDKLNAMNMDVAKELIKTFESIGTDDKIKVIILTGEGEKAFSAGADIEYMSKISADESVEYAKLGQLVTSTVELVKQPTIAAVNGFALGGGCELAMSCDIRIAADTAKLGQPEVTIGVPPGWGGTQRLMRIVGIAKAKELVYTGKMIKADEAKEIGLVNHVVPLASLTEEANKMAQQIAANSTMGVLMSKIAINKGRNADLDTGLSLELLAWRNCFTHPDRKERMTAFVNKSKK; encoded by the coding sequence ATGTCGCTAGTTACTACATCTACTTCTGATGGCATTTGCACTGTCAAGATAAACAGACCTGATAAACTCAACGCAATGAACATGGATGTTGCAAAGGAGTTAATCAAAACATTCGAATCTATTGGAACCGATGACAAAATCAAAGTCATCATTCTCACTGGTGAAGGAGAAAAAGCCTTCTCTGCAGGAGCAGACATTGAATACATGTCAAAAATTTCTGCAGACGAATCAGTCGAATATGCAAAACTTGGTCAGCTAGTTACTTCAACAGTAGAATTAGTTAAACAACCAACAATTGCTGCAGTAAATGGATTTGCACTTGGCGGAGGATGTGAACTTGCAATGTCTTGTGATATTAGAATCGCTGCAGACACTGCAAAACTTGGACAACCGGAAGTAACAATCGGTGTCCCTCCTGGATGGGGTGGTACACAAAGATTGATGAGAATAGTGGGCATAGCAAAAGCAAAAGAGCTTGTGTACACTGGTAAGATGATTAAAGCTGATGAGGCAAAAGAGATTGGTCTGGTGAACCATGTTGTTCCATTAGCATCACTAACAGAAGAAGCAAACAAAATGGCTCAACAAATTGCTGCAAACTCTACGATGGGAGTTTTAATGTCAAAGATTGCAATCAATAAAGGAAGAAACGCAGATCTTGATACTGGACTGTCTCTAGAATTATTGGCTTGGAGAAATTGCTTTACACATCCTGATCGTAAAGAAAGAATGACTGCATTTGTAAACAAGTCAAAAAAATAA